From Arachis stenosperma cultivar V10309 chromosome 2, arast.V10309.gnm1.PFL2, whole genome shotgun sequence, one genomic window encodes:
- the LOC130961409 gene encoding disease resistance protein Roq1-like isoform X1, producing the protein MAQPAEISPSSFTGEWTYDVFLSFRGQDTRHNFTGNLYHSLDQKGIHTFIEDESLRKGEEIKPSLLKAIQESRTAIVVFSENYASSTYCLDELVAILEHLKAEGRLVWPIFYDVDPSVVRHQRDSYAEALAKHEERYQDDKGKMQKWRKALLEAANLSGWHFVQGSQTEYKFITNIIRTVSEKLNHTPLHVADNPVGLGSLVLQVKSIMGIGSSERVKMIGICGTGGIGKTTIARAVYNLLADQFDGLCFLADIREKAIDKHGLVQLQETLLSEILGEKDIKIGCVNKGIPLIKRRLQRKKVLLVLDDVDNLKQLKAIAGGNDWFGFGSRIIITSRDKHLLSAHGVSEFYEVKELRKRDALELFSWNAFKSNKVDPGYAKISRRVLSYAGGLPLALQVIGSNLYNRGIDEWKSALDKYERIPNTEVNIILKVSYDGLEEDEKNIFLDIACFFHKYKMSYVRGMLHAHGFHPEHGIQVLVDKSLVSIDRNDCLRMHDLIQDMGREIVRQESPSEPGKRSRLWFDEDIFQVLQNETGTDKVEVIILNSSRQKEVCWNGNAFQKMRNLRVLIVGDAYFSTGPKHLPNSLRVLDWVGYPSTSLPSGFNPTELSILSMISSCLKFDKPLKVVIVSYYCDVCHGS; encoded by the exons AATATCACCATCTTCCTTTACCGGTGAGTGGACTTATGATGTTTTCCTCAGTTTTAGAGGGCAAGATACCCGCCACAATTTTACTGGTAATCTCTACCATTCTTTGGATCAAAAGGGAATACACACCTTCATCGAAGATGAAAGCCTTAGAAAGGGAGAAGAAATTAAGCCATCCCTTCTCAAAGCAATTCAAGAATCTAGGACCGCCATAGTTGTTTTCTCAGAAAACTATGCGTCCTCAACTTATTGTTTGGATGAACTTGTCGCAATTCTTGAGCACTTGAAAGCAGAAGGTCGACTTGTTTGGCCTATCTTTTATGATGTGGATCCATCCGTTGTTCGACATCAGAGGGATAGTTATGCAGAAGCTTTAGCAAAACATGAAGAAAGGTACCAAGATGACAAGGGAAAAATGCAAAAATGGAGGAAAGCTTTGCTTGAAGCAGCTAACTTGTCTGGTTGGCATTTCGTACAGGG GTCTCAAACAGAATATAAGTTTATTACAAATATCATTAGAACTGTCTCCGAAAAGCTCAATCACACTCCTTTACATGTTGCTGACAACCCAGTTGGGCTAGGATCACTGGTGCTTCAAGTGAAATCTATTATGGGAATTGGCTCTAGTGAGAGAGTTAAAATGATCGGAATTTGTGGGACTGGTGGAATAGGTAAAACAACAATTGCACGAGCTGTGTATAACCTGCTCGCTGACCAATTTGATGGTTTGTGTTTTCTTGCGGACATCAGAGAAAAGGCGATTGATAAGCATGGCCTTGTACAACTGCAGGAAACACTACTTTCTGAAATACTTGGAGAGAAAGATATTAAGATTGGATGTGTCAATAAAGGGATTCCACTAATAAAAAGGAGGCTCCAAAGAAAGAAGGTCCTATTGGTACTTGATGATGTGGACAATCTTAAACAGTTGAAGGCAATTGCTGGAGGAAATGATTGGTTTGGCTTTGGTAGTCGAATCATTATCACATCTAGAGACAAGCATCTGTTAAGTGCTCATGGGGTGAGTGAGTTTTATGAGGTTAAAGAGTTACGTAAAAGAGATGCACTTGAATTGTTCAGTTGGAATGCCTTTAAAAGCAACAAAGTTGATCCAGGTTATGCAAAAATTTCAAGACGTGTCCTGTCGTATGCCGGTGGTCTTCCTTTAGCTCTGCAAGTAATTGGTTCCAACTTGTATAATAGAGGCATTGATGAATGGAAGTCTGCATTAGATAAATATGAAAGAATTCCTAATACAGAGGTTAATATAATACTTAAGGTAAGTTATGATGGTCTGGAGGAAGATGAGAAGAATATTTTCCTTGACATTGCTTGTTTCTTCCACAAATACAAAATGTCCTATGTCAGAGGAATGCTACATGCACATGGTTTCCACCCAGAACATGGCATTCAAGTTTTGGTTGACAAATCTCTTGTGAGTATTGATAGAAATGATTGTCTGAGAATGCATGACTTGATTCAGGATATGGGTAGAGAAATTGTTAGACAGGAATCTCCTTCTGAGCCTGGCAAACGCAGTAGATTGTGGTTTGATGAGGATATTTTTCAAGTTTTGCAAAATGAGACG GGTACCGATAAAGTCGAAGTCataattttgaactcaagcaGACAGAAAGAAGTGTGTTGGAATGGGAATGCATTCCAGAAGATGAGGAATCTTAGAGTTCTTATTGTTGGGGATGCATACTTTTCTACAGGTCCCAAACATCTCCCAAATAGTTTACGGGTTTTGGATTGGGTCGGATATCCATCAACATCTTTACCATCTGGTTTTAATCCTACCGAGCTCTCCATACTCAGCATGATTAGTAGCTGCCTTAAATTCGACAAACCACTCAAGGTAGTAATTGTTTCATACTATTGTGATGTCTGTCATGGCTCTTGA
- the LOC130961412 gene encoding NAD(P)H-quinone oxidoreductase subunit S, chloroplastic, protein MSSTFVALHSSLLQSQFLGQDGLTHLYHSKSTIHTKPKAYKVCAKFDMLQIMGGRGLCNGEEGLIQELKRQVENPPSPSSSEQEQENLALANVAAEDGFEKELMGLTGGFPGGEKGLKKFIMENPPPKKGDGIQSLKLSMAKKPKPPELPLLLPGMIAIVSNPNNPYYMYCGIVQRITDGKAGVLFEGGNWDRLITFRLEELERREKGPPMKNPKSCVLEPFLEKKS, encoded by the coding sequence ATGTCTTCCACCTTTGTTGCTCTTCATAGTTCTCTTCTTCAATCTCAGTTTCTAGGCCAAGATGGCCTCACTCATCTCTACCATTCCAAATCCACCATTCACACAAAACCAAAAGCATACAAAGTATGTGCCAAATTTGACATGCTGCAAATCATGGGAGGTAGAGGACTATGCAATGGAGAAGAAGGCCTTATACAAGAGCTGAAAAGACAAGTTGAGAATccaccatcaccatcatcatcagaACAAGAACAAGAGAATTTAGCACTGGCCAATGTTGCAGCAGAAGATGGTTTTGAGAAAGAGTTAATGGGGCTAACAGGTGGCTTCCCCGGTGGCGAAAAAGGCTTGAAGAAGTTCATCATGGAGAACCCTCCTCCTAAAAAAGGTGATGGAATCCAAAGCTTGAAACTTTCGATGGCAAAGAAGCCAAAGCCACCGGAGCTTCCTCTTCTGCTTCCGGGGATGATCGCCATTGTGAGCAATCCGAATAATCCGTATTACATGTACTGTGGCATTGTTCAAAGGATCACTGATGGAAAAGCAGGGGTTCTGTTTGAAGGAGGGAACTGGGACAGGTTAATCACATTCAGGCTTGAGGAATTGGAGAGAAGAGAAAAGGGTCCTCCAATGAAGAATCCAAAGTCTTGTGTTCTTGAACCGTTTCTTGAGAAGAAATCATGA
- the LOC130961409 gene encoding disease resistance protein Roq1-like isoform X3: MSFCSYPWHSLQKYHHLPLPGIHTFIEDESLRKGEEIKPSLLKAIQESRTAIVVFSENYASSTYCLDELVAILEHLKAEGRLVWPIFYDVDPSVVRHQRDSYAEALAKHEERYQDDKGKMQKWRKALLEAANLSGWHFVQGSQTEYKFITNIIRTVSEKLNHTPLHVADNPVGLGSLVLQVKSIMGIGSSERVKMIGICGTGGIGKTTIARAVYNLLADQFDGLCFLADIREKAIDKHGLVQLQETLLSEILGEKDIKIGCVNKGIPLIKRRLQRKKVLLVLDDVDNLKQLKAIAGGNDWFGFGSRIIITSRDKHLLSAHGVSEFYEVKELRKRDALELFSWNAFKSNKVDPGYAKISRRVLSYAGGLPLALQVIGSNLYNRGIDEWKSALDKYERIPNTEVNIILKVSYDGLEEDEKNIFLDIACFFHKYKMSYVRGMLHAHGFHPEHGIQVLVDKSLVSIDRNDCLRMHDLIQDMGREIVRQESPSEPGKRSRLWFDEDIFQVLQNETGTDKVEVIILNSSRQKEVCWNGNAFQKMRNLRVLIVGDAYFSTGPKHLPNSLRVLDWVGYPSTSLPSGFNPTELSILSMISSCLKFDKPLKVVIVSYYCDVCHGS, from the exons AATATCACCATCTTCCTTTACCG GGAATACACACCTTCATCGAAGATGAAAGCCTTAGAAAGGGAGAAGAAATTAAGCCATCCCTTCTCAAAGCAATTCAAGAATCTAGGACCGCCATAGTTGTTTTCTCAGAAAACTATGCGTCCTCAACTTATTGTTTGGATGAACTTGTCGCAATTCTTGAGCACTTGAAAGCAGAAGGTCGACTTGTTTGGCCTATCTTTTATGATGTGGATCCATCCGTTGTTCGACATCAGAGGGATAGTTATGCAGAAGCTTTAGCAAAACATGAAGAAAGGTACCAAGATGACAAGGGAAAAATGCAAAAATGGAGGAAAGCTTTGCTTGAAGCAGCTAACTTGTCTGGTTGGCATTTCGTACAGGG GTCTCAAACAGAATATAAGTTTATTACAAATATCATTAGAACTGTCTCCGAAAAGCTCAATCACACTCCTTTACATGTTGCTGACAACCCAGTTGGGCTAGGATCACTGGTGCTTCAAGTGAAATCTATTATGGGAATTGGCTCTAGTGAGAGAGTTAAAATGATCGGAATTTGTGGGACTGGTGGAATAGGTAAAACAACAATTGCACGAGCTGTGTATAACCTGCTCGCTGACCAATTTGATGGTTTGTGTTTTCTTGCGGACATCAGAGAAAAGGCGATTGATAAGCATGGCCTTGTACAACTGCAGGAAACACTACTTTCTGAAATACTTGGAGAGAAAGATATTAAGATTGGATGTGTCAATAAAGGGATTCCACTAATAAAAAGGAGGCTCCAAAGAAAGAAGGTCCTATTGGTACTTGATGATGTGGACAATCTTAAACAGTTGAAGGCAATTGCTGGAGGAAATGATTGGTTTGGCTTTGGTAGTCGAATCATTATCACATCTAGAGACAAGCATCTGTTAAGTGCTCATGGGGTGAGTGAGTTTTATGAGGTTAAAGAGTTACGTAAAAGAGATGCACTTGAATTGTTCAGTTGGAATGCCTTTAAAAGCAACAAAGTTGATCCAGGTTATGCAAAAATTTCAAGACGTGTCCTGTCGTATGCCGGTGGTCTTCCTTTAGCTCTGCAAGTAATTGGTTCCAACTTGTATAATAGAGGCATTGATGAATGGAAGTCTGCATTAGATAAATATGAAAGAATTCCTAATACAGAGGTTAATATAATACTTAAGGTAAGTTATGATGGTCTGGAGGAAGATGAGAAGAATATTTTCCTTGACATTGCTTGTTTCTTCCACAAATACAAAATGTCCTATGTCAGAGGAATGCTACATGCACATGGTTTCCACCCAGAACATGGCATTCAAGTTTTGGTTGACAAATCTCTTGTGAGTATTGATAGAAATGATTGTCTGAGAATGCATGACTTGATTCAGGATATGGGTAGAGAAATTGTTAGACAGGAATCTCCTTCTGAGCCTGGCAAACGCAGTAGATTGTGGTTTGATGAGGATATTTTTCAAGTTTTGCAAAATGAGACG GGTACCGATAAAGTCGAAGTCataattttgaactcaagcaGACAGAAAGAAGTGTGTTGGAATGGGAATGCATTCCAGAAGATGAGGAATCTTAGAGTTCTTATTGTTGGGGATGCATACTTTTCTACAGGTCCCAAACATCTCCCAAATAGTTTACGGGTTTTGGATTGGGTCGGATATCCATCAACATCTTTACCATCTGGTTTTAATCCTACCGAGCTCTCCATACTCAGCATGATTAGTAGCTGCCTTAAATTCGACAAACCACTCAAGGTAGTAATTGTTTCATACTATTGTGATGTCTGTCATGGCTCTTGA
- the LOC130961411 gene encoding uncharacterized protein LOC130961411, with translation MGKKKVLVVGGTGYLGQHLLQAYYGSSSDTNGNGVSSFDLAFTHHSTPPPKLLLHAIPGSIPFQVDLKTGVGFESISNAFGQPDVVVNCAAMSVPRACETDPDTAHAINVPSALVNWLQSFKEKSSLLIHLSTDQVYEGEKSFYKEEDIAIPVNVYGKTKVAAEQFISENYSNYAILRSSIIYGPQTVSPVPKSLPIQWMDGVLAKGEEVQFFHDEFRCPIFVKDLVNMILALTRLWISEDKQIQLLLNAGGPDRVSRVQMAEAVAQLRGYDASKIKSVSASSVDRGVKSPSDISMDITRLVQTLKIHPVSFKDGVRLTLEAEAKN, from the exons ATGGGTAAGAAGAAGGTTCTTGTTGTAGGAGGAACTGGTTACCTTGGTCAGCATCTCTTACAAGCTTATTATGGTTCTTCTTCTGATACCAATGGAAATGGAGTCTCTTCTTTCGATCTGGCATTCACTCATCACTCTACTCCTCCGCcaaagcttcttcttcatgccaTTCCCGGCTCCATTCCTTTCCAAGTTGATTTGAAAACTGGCGTTGGATTTGAATCCATTTCCAATGCATTTGGTCAG CCCGATGTTGTTGTTAATTGTGCTGCCATGTCGGTACCTCGTGCTTGTGAAACTGATCCTGATACTGCACATGCTATTAACGTGCCATCAGCTCTTGTAAATTGGTTGCAAAGCTTTAAAGAGAAAAGCAGTCTTCTCATTCATCTCTCAACAGATCAAG TTTATGAAGGGGAAAAGTCCTTTTACAAGGAAGAAGACATTGCTATTCCGGTAAATGTTTATGGTAAAACTAAAGTCGCAGCTGAGCAGTTCATTTCCGAAAATTACTCGAATTATGCAATTTTGAGAAGCAGTATCATCTATGGACCACAAACAGTCTCACCTGTTCCAAAATCTCTTCCAATTCAG TGGATGGAtggtgtccttgctaaaggagAAGAAGTGCAGTTCTTTCACGATGAATTCCGTTGTCCGATTTTTGTTAAGGATCTTGTAAATATGATACTGGCTTTAACAAGGTTATGGATATCAG AGGATAAGCAAATACAATTGCTACTCAATGCTGGTGGACCTGATCGGGTATCGCGAGTTCAAATGGCCGAGGCTGTTGCACAGTTAAGAGGCTATGACGCCTCAAAAATCAAATCAGTGTCTGCCTCGTCG GTTGATAGAGGTGTGAAGTCCCCATCTGACATATCAATGGATATTACTAGATTGGTTCAAACACTAAAAATTCATCCTGTTTCATTCAAGGATGGTGTCAGATTAACGCTTGAAGCTGAAGCGAAAAATTGA
- the LOC130961409 gene encoding disease resistance protein Roq1-like isoform X2 has product MAQPAEISPSSFTGEWTYDVFLSFRGQDTRHNFTGNLYHSLDQKGIHTFIEDESLRKGEEIKPSLLKAIQESRTAIVVFSENYASSTYCLDELVAILEHLKAEGRLVWPIFYDVDPSVVRHQRDSYAEALAKHEERYQDDKGKMQKWRKALLEAANLSGWHFVQGSQTEYKFITNIIRTVSEKLNHTPLHVADNPVGLGSLVLQVKSIMGIGSSERVKMIGICGTGGIGKTTIARAVYNLLADQFDGLCFLADIREKAIDKHGLVQLQETLLSEILGEKDIKIGCVNKGIPLIKRRLQRKKVLLVLDDVDNLKQLKAIAGGNDWFGFGSRIIITSRDKHLLSAHGVSEFYEVKELRKRDALELFSWNAFKSNKVDPGYAKISRRVLSYAGGLPLALQVIGSNLYNRGIDEWKSALDKYERIPNTEVNIILKVSYDGLEEDEKNIFLDIACFFHKYKMSYVRGMLHAHGFHPEHGIQVLVDKSLVSIDRNDCLRMHDLIQDMGREIVRQESPSEPGKRSRLWFDEDIFQVLQNETGTDKVEVIILNSSRQKEVCWNGNAFQKMRNLRVLIVGDAYFSTGPKHLPNSLRVLDWVGYPSTSLPSGFNPTELSILSMISSCLKFDKPLKWRNLK; this is encoded by the exons AATATCACCATCTTCCTTTACCGGTGAGTGGACTTATGATGTTTTCCTCAGTTTTAGAGGGCAAGATACCCGCCACAATTTTACTGGTAATCTCTACCATTCTTTGGATCAAAAGGGAATACACACCTTCATCGAAGATGAAAGCCTTAGAAAGGGAGAAGAAATTAAGCCATCCCTTCTCAAAGCAATTCAAGAATCTAGGACCGCCATAGTTGTTTTCTCAGAAAACTATGCGTCCTCAACTTATTGTTTGGATGAACTTGTCGCAATTCTTGAGCACTTGAAAGCAGAAGGTCGACTTGTTTGGCCTATCTTTTATGATGTGGATCCATCCGTTGTTCGACATCAGAGGGATAGTTATGCAGAAGCTTTAGCAAAACATGAAGAAAGGTACCAAGATGACAAGGGAAAAATGCAAAAATGGAGGAAAGCTTTGCTTGAAGCAGCTAACTTGTCTGGTTGGCATTTCGTACAGGG GTCTCAAACAGAATATAAGTTTATTACAAATATCATTAGAACTGTCTCCGAAAAGCTCAATCACACTCCTTTACATGTTGCTGACAACCCAGTTGGGCTAGGATCACTGGTGCTTCAAGTGAAATCTATTATGGGAATTGGCTCTAGTGAGAGAGTTAAAATGATCGGAATTTGTGGGACTGGTGGAATAGGTAAAACAACAATTGCACGAGCTGTGTATAACCTGCTCGCTGACCAATTTGATGGTTTGTGTTTTCTTGCGGACATCAGAGAAAAGGCGATTGATAAGCATGGCCTTGTACAACTGCAGGAAACACTACTTTCTGAAATACTTGGAGAGAAAGATATTAAGATTGGATGTGTCAATAAAGGGATTCCACTAATAAAAAGGAGGCTCCAAAGAAAGAAGGTCCTATTGGTACTTGATGATGTGGACAATCTTAAACAGTTGAAGGCAATTGCTGGAGGAAATGATTGGTTTGGCTTTGGTAGTCGAATCATTATCACATCTAGAGACAAGCATCTGTTAAGTGCTCATGGGGTGAGTGAGTTTTATGAGGTTAAAGAGTTACGTAAAAGAGATGCACTTGAATTGTTCAGTTGGAATGCCTTTAAAAGCAACAAAGTTGATCCAGGTTATGCAAAAATTTCAAGACGTGTCCTGTCGTATGCCGGTGGTCTTCCTTTAGCTCTGCAAGTAATTGGTTCCAACTTGTATAATAGAGGCATTGATGAATGGAAGTCTGCATTAGATAAATATGAAAGAATTCCTAATACAGAGGTTAATATAATACTTAAGGTAAGTTATGATGGTCTGGAGGAAGATGAGAAGAATATTTTCCTTGACATTGCTTGTTTCTTCCACAAATACAAAATGTCCTATGTCAGAGGAATGCTACATGCACATGGTTTCCACCCAGAACATGGCATTCAAGTTTTGGTTGACAAATCTCTTGTGAGTATTGATAGAAATGATTGTCTGAGAATGCATGACTTGATTCAGGATATGGGTAGAGAAATTGTTAGACAGGAATCTCCTTCTGAGCCTGGCAAACGCAGTAGATTGTGGTTTGATGAGGATATTTTTCAAGTTTTGCAAAATGAGACG GGTACCGATAAAGTCGAAGTCataattttgaactcaagcaGACAGAAAGAAGTGTGTTGGAATGGGAATGCATTCCAGAAGATGAGGAATCTTAGAGTTCTTATTGTTGGGGATGCATACTTTTCTACAGGTCCCAAACATCTCCCAAATAGTTTACGGGTTTTGGATTGGGTCGGATATCCATCAACATCTTTACCATCTGGTTTTAATCCTACCGAGCTCTCCATACTCAGCATGATTAGTAGCTGCCTTAAATTCGACAAACCACTCAAG TGGCGGAACTTGAAGTAA
- the LOC130960159 gene encoding transcription initiation factor TFIID subunit 7 codes for MEEQFILRVPPSIAERIERLLNEGNDASSSSEDKSLDLSFSEDGRSGTFVIGNEHFPASLLDLPCVVESYKTYDDNSLIKTADIGQMIMVRESGDAAPDVIEYRHGLTPPMRDARKRRFRREPDLNPELVSRVEKDLLKIMARGTADNLDVEAAEQDEGDENARGVRKKPAQTPAPKNDVPETNTNAGEPDRSDSDESDDSV; via the exons ATGGAGGAGCAATTCATACTTAGAGTTCCTCCTAGTATTGCGGAGCGGATAGAGCGTCTTTTAAATGAAGGCAATGATGCTTCTTCATCTTCTGAAGACAAGTCATTAGATCTGTCATTTTCCGAGGATGGTAGAAGTGGCACCTTTGTAATTGGGAATGAACATTTTCCTGCATCTCTGTTGGACCTTCCTTGTGTCGTTGAATCCTACAAAACTTATGATGATAACTCTTTGATTAAGACTGCAGATATTGGGCAG ATGATTATGGTGAGGGAATCTGGTGACGCAGCTCCTGATGTAATTGAGTACAGACATGGCCTCACCCCTCCCATGAGAGATGCCCGCAAGCGTAGATTTCGCCGAGAACCTGATCTCAAT CCTGAGCTTGTCTCCCGTGTTGAGAAAGATCTTCTCAAAATTATGGCAAGAGGAACAGCTGACAATCTTG ATGTGGAAGCAGCTGAGCAAGATGAAGGGGATGAGAATGCTCGAGGTGTCAGGAAAAAACCTGCACAAACACCTGCACCTAAAAATGATGTTCCGGAAACAAACACAAATGCTGGAGAGCCTGACAGGAGTGACTCTGATGAATCTGATGATTCAGTTTGA